From a region of the Georgenia yuyongxinii genome:
- a CDS encoding universal stress protein: protein MSAARYLVAYGGDKRSKDALRLGVALAESFKAELDIVLVVKDDDPYGTAYPPVGDVTPLVREQAEEWLAEALTLVPEGLTVRTHLRRNRSIAQGVLEAAADLDAAMIVVGAASGGGKLAFTIGPVATALLHASPVPVAMAPRKYTPAGRLERLYCALGTRPGAQLVVEEAVEGVARSGMELRLLSLLELDGRAGADEDARRRVEELMDHTMNRLQDNEVTFEIGQGRNMKQAIGSVGWHPGSVLMIGSSRLAQGNQTFLGSTAARMLRHLPVPMIVVPRHESIGA, encoded by the coding sequence ATGAGCGCCGCCCGGTACCTGGTCGCCTACGGCGGCGACAAGCGCAGCAAGGATGCGCTACGGCTCGGTGTGGCCCTCGCCGAGTCCTTCAAGGCCGAGCTGGACATCGTCTTGGTGGTCAAGGACGACGATCCTTATGGGACCGCGTACCCGCCCGTCGGCGACGTCACCCCGCTGGTACGCGAGCAGGCCGAGGAGTGGCTCGCCGAGGCCCTCACGCTGGTACCCGAAGGCCTGACCGTCCGGACACATCTGCGCCGCAACCGCTCGATCGCACAGGGGGTGCTGGAGGCGGCGGCCGACCTGGACGCCGCGATGATCGTGGTGGGCGCTGCCTCCGGCGGCGGCAAGCTCGCCTTCACCATCGGCCCCGTGGCGACGGCACTGCTGCACGCCTCGCCGGTGCCCGTGGCGATGGCGCCACGCAAGTACACCCCAGCCGGCCGGCTCGAGCGCCTCTACTGCGCGCTGGGCACCCGGCCCGGGGCCCAGCTCGTCGTCGAGGAGGCCGTCGAGGGGGTGGCTCGCTCCGGCATGGAGCTCCGGCTGCTCTCCCTCCTGGAGCTCGACGGGCGCGCCGGCGCGGACGAGGACGCACGGCGCCGGGTCGAGGAGCTGATGGACCACACGATGAATCGCCTGCAGGACAACGAGGTCACCTTCGAGATCGGGCAAGGACGGAACATGAAACAGGCCATCGGGTCGGTCGGCTGGCACCCGGGCAGCGTGCTGATGATCGGCTCCTCCCGGCTCGCACAGGGAAATCAGACGTTTCTCGGCTCCACCGCGGCGCGGATGCTCCGGCACCTTCCCGTCCCGATGATCGTCGTCCCGCGCCACGAGAGCATCGGGGCATGA